In the genome of Raphanus sativus cultivar WK10039 chromosome 4, ASM80110v3, whole genome shotgun sequence, one region contains:
- the LOC108849692 gene encoding cyclic dof factor 2, giving the protein MSDPAIKLFGKTIPLPELLGGDLTEQQDQNPVRLSDSCTGDDEEMGDSGLAGGGDGGGDSESQKEEKDAECGEESLCNESSNAGAAASSITEKTETTKAAKTDEESSQNGTCSQEAKLKKPDKILPCPRCNSMETKFCYYNNYNVNQPRHFCKKCQRYWTAGGTMRNVPVGAGRRKNKNPASHYNRHVTITSAEAMQKAARTADNGTSLLTFGSDSVLCESMASGLNLADKSLLKKTQTGSQEGLKITVPLNPSKEAGTVSPLPCFPGPPPPTWPYAWNGVSWTAVPFYPPPAYWSYPGVSPGTWNSITWMPQPTSPSGGGSGPNSPTLGKHSREESVAEPGTAVEETESHGREKSKPERCLWVPKTLRIDDPEEAAKSSIWETLGIKKDEKADTFGAFRSPNKEKSSLSSQGKLAGRRPELQANPAALSRSANFHESS; this is encoded by the exons ATGTCTGATCCGGCGATTAAGCTGTTTGGGAAGACGATTCCTTTACCGGAGCTTCTTGGTGGTGATTTAACAGAACAGCAAGACCAGAATCCTGTTCGGTTATCAGATTCGTGTACCGGAGACGATGAAGAGATGGGTGATTCCGGTTTAGCAGGAGGAGGAGATGGTGGTGGAGATAGCGAGAGTCAAAAG GAAGAAAAAGATGCAGAGTGTGGAGAAGAGTCATTGTGCAATGAATCTAGTAACGCTGGCGCGGCGGCATCGAGTATAACTGAGAAAACAGAAACAACCAAAGCTGCAAAGACGGATGAAGAGTCGTCACAGAACGGGACTTGCTCTCAAGAGGCGAAGCTAAAGAAACCCGACAAGATCCTGCCTTGCCCGCGATGCAACAGCATGGAGACCAAGTTCTGTTACTACAACAACTACAACGTTAACCAACCTCGCCATTTCTGCAAGAAGTGTCAGAGGTATTGGACAGCTGGAGGAACCATGAGGAACGTTCCGGTCGGTGCTGGGAGACGCAAGAACAAGAACCCTGCTTCTCATTATAACCGTCACGTTACCATAACATCTGCGGAAGCTATGCAGAAGGCAGCAAGAACCGCTGATAATGGCACCAGTCTCCTGACTTTTGGCTCTGATTCAGTCCTCTGTGAATCCATGGCTTCAGGGTTGAATCTTGCCGACAAGTCATTGCTCAAGAAGACACAAACCGGGTCGCAAGAAGGCTTGAAGATTACGGTTCCTTTAAACCCGTCAAAGGAGGCCGGAACGGTCAGTCCGTTACCGTGCTTTCCCGGACCACCACCGCCGACTTGGCCGTACGCTTGGAACGGTGTTTCATGGACGGCTGTACCGTTTTACCCTCCGCCTGCTTACTGGAGCTACCCGGGCGTTTCACCAGGGACATGGAACAGCATCACCTGGATGCCACAACCCACTTCACCATCTGGTGGTGGGTCCGGTCCGAACTCTCCAACACTTGGTAAACATTCACGCGAGGAGAGCGTTGCTGAACCAGGAACCGCTGTTGAAGAAACCGAGTCACATGGTAGAGAGAAGAGCAAACCCGAGAGATGTCTTTGGGTTCCCAAGACGCTGAGGATCGATGATCCAGAGGAAGCGGCTAAAAGTTCGATATGGGAAACGCTAGGGATCAAGAAGGACGAAAAGGCAGACACTTTCGGAGCTTTCAGGTcaccaaacaaagaaaaaagcaGTCTTTCTTCTCAAGGAAAACTTGCGGGAAGACGACCAGAGTTGCAAGCGAATCCTGCTGCTCTTTCTAGGTCAGCAAACTTCCATGAAAGCTCATAA